One Solanum lycopersicum chromosome 2, SLM_r2.1 genomic region harbors:
- the LOC101246004 gene encoding LOW QUALITY PROTEIN: zinc finger protein CONSTANS-LIKE 2 (The sequence of the model RefSeq protein was modified relative to this genomic sequence to represent the inferred CDS: inserted 2 bases in 2 codons; substituted 1 base at 1 genomic stop codon) produces the protein MLKNENSGVFYGSRNNWSRVCDSCRSTACAVYCRADSSFLCAGCDTRMHAANLLASRHKRVWICEACERSPAAFLCKADAASLCTSCDADIHSASPLACRHHRVPIMTILGSLYGPPAVETIGSGSIMIGGPTGESXEDYGFLSFTQNADDMTVNEEDEDEAASWLLLNPPVKKNNKNNFDNDNNDQNNNYGTLFGGEVVDDYLDLAEYGGDSQFNDQYGVNQQQHHYSVPQKSYHGDSVVPVQEGQGKSLILYNQQQQQQIHHLNFQLGMDYDNSNTRYGXPATMSHRVPISSMDVSVIPESALSETSNSHLRPPKGNMDLFLGPPIQIPPXLTPMDREARVLKYREKKKNRKFEKTIRYALRKVYAETRPRIKGRFAKRTDVAEEDQMLSTQLMADGIYGIVPS, from the exons ATGTTGAAAAACGAGAACAGTGGGGTTTTTTATGGCAGTAGAAACAACTGGTCAAGGGTGTGTGACAGTTGTCGTTCCACTGCATGTGCCGTTTACTGCAGGGCAGATTCCAGCTTTTTGTGTGCCGGCTGTGACACCCGCATGCATGCAGCAAATCTGTTGGCTTCTCGTCACAAGCGTGTGTGGATTTGTGAGGCCTGCGAACGTTCCCCTGCAGCCTTTCTTTGCAAGGCAGATGCTGCCTCACTCTGTACCTCCTGCGACGCTGACATCCACTCTGCCAGCCCCTTGGCGTGCCGTCATCACCGTGTCCCAATTATGACCATTCTAG GAAGCCTTTATGGTCCTCCAGCTGTTGAAACTATTGGCAGTGGTTCTATAATGATCGGTGGGCCCACAGGGGAAA CGGAGGATTATGGGTTCTTGAGCTTTACTCAAAATGCAGATGATATGACTGtaaatgaagaagatgaagatgaagcaGCTTCATGGCTATTGCTGAATCCTCCCGTTAAGAAGAACAATAAGAACAACTTTGACAATGACAACAACGATCAAAATAACAACTATGGGACGTTGTTTGGTGGGGAAGTAGTGGATGACTACTTGGATCTAGCGGAGTATGGAGGGGATAGTCAATTTAACGATCAGTACGGTGTTAATCAGCAGCAACATCATTACTCTGTTCCTCAGAAGAGCTACCATGGAGATAGTGTTGTGCCAGTTCAGGAAGGACAGGGAAAATCTCTGATTCTCtacaaccaacaacaacaacaacaaattcaCCACCTAAATTTTCAGCTGGGAATGGATTATGATAATTCTAACACTAGATATGGTTAACCTGCTACTATGAGTCACAGA GTTCCCATTTCGTCAATGGATGTCAGCGTTATCCCAGAATCTGCACTAAGTGAAACTTCAAACTCCCACCTGCGACCTCCAAAAGGGAACATGGACCTTTTCTTAGGCCCTCCAATTCAGATACCTC AGCTTACTCCAATGGACAGAGAAGCCAGAGTCCTTAAGTacagagagaagaagaagaaccgTAAATTTGAGAAAACCATAAGGTATGCTTTAAGAAAAGTCTATGCAGAAACAAGGCCAAGAATCAAAGGCCGATTTGCGAAAAGAACAGACGTCGCTGAAGAAGACCAAATGCTTTCCACACAACTAATGGCAGATGGAATTTATGGAATTGTTCCTTCATAG
- the CO3 gene encoding CONSTANS 3, whose translation MLKKENSGGLDGSSNYWARVCDSCRSVTCTIYCQADSAYLCADCDARIHAASLVTSRHKRVWVCEACERAPAAFLCKADAASLCASCDADIHSANPLAHRHHRIPIITIPGTLYGPPAVETVGGDSMMISGSTGEGTEDDGFLSLTQDADDTIIDEEDEDEDEAASWLLLNHPVKNNNKNNVNNNNNQTNNYDMLFGGEVVDDYLDLAEYGGDSQFNDQYNVNQQQQQYFVPQMSYGGDSVVPVQDGQGKPLIFYQQQQQQQQSHHQNFQLGMEYDNSNTRLGYPASMSHSVSVVSMDVSVVPESALCETSNSQPRPQKGTIELFSGHPIQIPLLTPMDREARVLRYREKKKNRKFEKTIRYASRKAYAETRPRIKGRFAKRTDVEAEVDQMFSTQLMTDSSYRIVPSF comes from the exons ATGTTAAAAAAGGAGAACAGTGGGGGTTTAGATGGCAGCAGCAATTACTGGGCAAGGGTGTGTGACAGTTGCCGTTCAGTTACCTGTACCATTTACTGCCAGGCGGATTCTGCCTATTTGTGTGCAGACTGTGACGCCCGCATACATGCAGCAAGTCTGGTGACTTCTCGTCACAAGCGTGTGTGGGTTTGTGAGGCCTGCGAGCGTGCCCCTGCAGCCTTTCTTTGCAAGGCGGATGCTGCCTCACTTTGTGCCTCCTGCGATGCTGACATCCATTCTGCCAACCCCTTGGCACATCGTCACCACCGTATCCCAATTATTACCATTCCAG GAACCCTTTACGGTCCTCCAGCTGTTGAAACTGTTGGCGGTGATTCTATGATGATTAGTGGGTCCACAGGGGAAGGAACGGAGGATGATGGGTTCTTGAGTTTGACACAAGATGCAGATGATACGATTatagatgaagaagatgaagatgaagatgaagcaGCTTCATGGTTGTTACTGAATCATCCTGTTAAGAACAACAATAAGAACAACgttaacaataacaacaatcaaACTAACAACTATGATATGTTGTTTGGTGGGGAAGTAGTCGATGACTACTTGGATCTTGCAGAATATGGAGGGGATAGTCAGTTCAACGATCAGTACAATGTTAAccaacagcaacaacagtacTTTGTTCCTCAAATGAGCTATGGTGGAGATAGTGTGGTGCCCGTTCAGGACGGACAGGGAAAACCTCTAATTTTTTaccagcaacagcaacaacaacaacaaagtcACCACCAGAATTTTCAGCTGGGGATGGAGTATGACAATTCTAACACTCGACTCGGTTACCCTGCTTCTATGAGTCACAGT GTTTCTGTTGTGTCGATGGACGTCAGTGTTGTCCCAGAATCTGCACTATGTGAAACTTCAAACTCCCAGCCACGGCCTCAAAAAGGGACCATTGAGCTTTTCTCAGGCCATCCAATACAGATACCTCTCCTTACTCCAATGGACAGAGAAGCCAGAGTCCTAAGGTacagagagaagaagaagaaccgTAAATTTGAGAAAACCATACGGTATGCTTCAAGAAAAGCCTATGCAGAAACAAGGCCAAGAATCAAAGGTCGATTTGCAAAGAGAACGGACGTAGAGGCTGAAGTAGACCAGATGTTCTCCACACAATTAATGACAGATAGCAGTTATAGAATTGTCCCTTCATTCTGA
- the CO1 gene encoding CONSTANS 1, with product MLKKENSNNWARVCDSCHSATCTVYCRADSAYLCAGCDARIHTASLMASRHERVWVCEACERAPAAFLCKADAASLCASCDADIHSANPLARRHHRVPIMPIPGTIYGPPAVHTITGGSMMIGGTTGEGTEDDGFLSLNQDADDTTIDEEDEDEAASWLLLNPPVKNNNKNNNYGMLFGGEVVDDYLDLAEYGGDSQFNDQYSVNQQQQHYSVPQKSYVEDSVVPVQNGQRKSLILYQTPQQQQSHHLNFQLGMEYDNSNTGYGYPASLSHSVSISSMDVSVVPESAQSETSNSHPRPPKGTIDLFSGPPIQIPPQLTPMDREARVLRYREKKKNRKFEKTIRYASRKAYAETRPRIKGRFAKRTDVEAEVDQMFSTQLMTDSNYGIVPSF from the exons ATGTTGAAAAAAGAGAACAGTAACAATTGGGCAAGGGTGTGTGACAGTTGCCATTCCGCAACATGTACCGTTTACTGTCGGGCGGATTCCGCCTATTTGTGTGCGGGCTGTGATGCCCGCATTCATACAGCAAGTCTCATGGCTTCTCGCCACGAGCGTGTATGGGTTTGCGAAGCCTGCGAGCGTGCCCCTGCAGCCTTTCTTTGCAAAGCGGATGCTGCCTCGCTTTGTGCCTCTTGCGACGCTGACATTCACTCTGCAAACCCCTTGGCACGTCGTCACCACCGTGTCCCAATTATGCCCATTCCAG GAACCATTTATGGTCCTCCAGCTGTTCACACCATTACCGGTGGTTCTATGATGATTGGTGGGACCACAGGGGAAGGCACCGAGGATGATGGATTCTTGAGTTTGAATCAAGATGCAGATGATACAACCatagatgaagaagatgaagatgaagcaGCTTCATGGTTGTTGTTGAATCCTCCTGTtaagaataacaataagaataacaacTATGGGATGTTGTTTGGTGGAGAAGTAGTGGATGATTACTTGGATCTTGCAGAGTATGGAGGGGACAGTCAATTTAACGACCAGTACAGTGTTAATCAGCAGCAACAACATTACTCTGTTCCTCAGAAGAGCTATGTTGAAGATAGTGTTGTGCCAGTTCAGAACGGACAGCGAAAATCTCTGATTCTTTACCAAAcgccacaacaacaacaaagtcACCACCTGAATTTTCAGCTTGGAATGGAGTATGACAATTCTAACACTGGATATGGTTACCCTGCTTCTTTGAGTCACAGT GTTTCCATTTCGTCGATGGATGTCAGTGTTGTTCCAGAATCTGCACAAAGTGAAACTTCAAATTCCCATCCACGACCTCCAAAAGGGACCATCGATCTGTTCTCAGGCCCTCCAATTCAGATACCTCCCCAGCTTACTCCAATGGACAGAGAAGCCAGAGTCCTAAGGTacagagagaagaagaagaaccgTAAATTTGAGAAAACCATAAGGTATGCTTCAAGAAAAGCCTATGCAGAAACAAGGCCAAGAATCAAAGGCCGATTTGCAAAGAGAACGGACGTAGAGGCTGAAGTAGACCAGATGTTCTCCACACAACTAATGACAGACAGCAATTATGGAATTGTCCCTTCATTCTGA